Proteins encoded in a region of the Sphingomonas japonica genome:
- a CDS encoding type I restriction-modification system subunit M: protein MLTSEIRNQVDQIWNAFWSGGVSNPLSVIEQITYLLFIKRLDDLQMLEEKKAANLGFPIERCIFPDSNDDQGRPYSDLRWSRFKNFEAREMMDVVAERVFPFLRAMGEEGSSYGQHMKDARLGFSNAALLAKTVDMLDKIPMEDRDTKGDLYEYMLGKIASAGTNGQFRTPRHIIRLMVEMMQPTPQDVICDPALGTAGFLVAAGEYLRDNHPQLFRDEKLRKHFHNGMFNGFDFDPTMLRIGSMNMTLHGVDNPDISYRDSLAQEHDRDAGKYSLILANPPFAGSLDYDATAKDLQQIVKTKKTELLFLALFLRLLKTGGRAAVVVPDGVLFGSSKAHQELRKLLVEKHKLEGVLKLPSGVFRPYAGVSTAILLFTKTGVGGTDQVWFYDMQADGLSLDDKRSDLLPSDKQGPKPLLPLSAEEHLKNNLPDVLTRWLKRDSTERANSRTAQSFCVPKDDIAATGTYDLSLNRYKVVEHDEVTHDSPAEIIRALRTLEQEISDGLTKLEAMLA from the coding sequence ATGCTGACGAGCGAAATCCGTAATCAAGTCGATCAGATTTGGAACGCCTTCTGGTCAGGTGGCGTATCCAATCCGCTATCGGTCATTGAACAGATCACCTATCTGCTTTTCATCAAGCGGCTCGATGACTTGCAAATGCTTGAAGAGAAAAAGGCGGCTAACCTCGGCTTCCCGATCGAGCGGTGCATTTTCCCCGACAGTAATGACGATCAAGGGCGGCCATATTCTGATCTTCGATGGTCGCGTTTCAAGAATTTTGAAGCGCGTGAGATGATGGATGTCGTCGCCGAGCGCGTGTTCCCGTTCCTTCGCGCCATGGGCGAGGAAGGCTCCAGCTACGGCCAGCACATGAAGGATGCGCGGCTCGGTTTCAGCAATGCCGCGCTGCTCGCCAAAACCGTCGATATGCTCGACAAAATTCCGATGGAGGATCGCGACACCAAGGGCGATCTCTACGAATATATGCTCGGTAAGATCGCCAGCGCAGGTACCAACGGCCAGTTCCGCACCCCGCGCCATATCATCCGCCTGATGGTCGAAATGATGCAGCCCACGCCCCAAGACGTGATTTGCGATCCGGCGTTGGGCACGGCAGGCTTTCTCGTGGCGGCGGGTGAATATCTGCGCGACAACCACCCGCAGCTGTTCCGCGATGAAAAGCTGCGCAAGCACTTCCACAACGGCATGTTTAACGGGTTTGATTTCGACCCCACCATGCTGCGCATCGGCAGCATGAACATGACGCTGCACGGCGTGGACAACCCCGATATCAGCTATCGCGACAGCTTGGCGCAGGAGCACGACCGCGATGCGGGAAAATATTCACTGATCCTCGCCAACCCGCCCTTCGCCGGATCGCTCGATTATGACGCGACGGCCAAAGACCTTCAGCAGATCGTCAAAACGAAAAAAACCGAATTGCTGTTTCTCGCCCTGTTTCTGCGTTTGCTGAAAACCGGTGGGCGTGCTGCCGTAGTCGTGCCGGACGGCGTGTTATTCGGTTCATCGAAAGCGCATCAGGAATTGCGCAAACTTCTGGTCGAAAAGCACAAGCTCGAAGGCGTCCTGAAACTGCCGTCCGGCGTCTTCCGCCCCTATGCGGGCGTGTCCACCGCCATCCTGCTGTTCACCAAGACCGGGGTTGGCGGCACCGATCAGGTATGGTTCTACGACATGCAGGCCGATGGATTGTCTTTGGATGATAAGCGATCCGACTTGCTTCCTTCTGACAAGCAAGGCCCAAAGCCGCTCTTGCCCCTATCTGCGGAAGAGCACCTCAAAAACAACTTGCCCGACGTGCTGACGCGCTGGCTGAAGCGCGATAGCACCGAACGTGCCAACTCTCGGACGGCGCAAAGCTTCTGCGTGCCAAAGGACGATATTGCCGCCACCGGCACCTATGACCTGTCGCTCAACCGCTACAAGGTCGTCGAGCATGACGAGGTCACCCATGACAGCCCAGCCGAGATCATCAGGGCGTTGCGGACGCTGGAGCAGGAAATCAGCGACGGGCTCACCAAGCTGGAAGCGATGCTAGCATGA
- a CDS encoding VapE domain-containing protein, translating into MAATIANVQFMLERNGITARYNVIKKKLEISFPGMPLTSDNSDNVSMTHVVSLAAQHGIAIGPVPAYVEAIADAHAYNPVAEWISGVPWDGVDRLPQFYATVIAADGYPEQLKQTLMRRWALSAVAAALMPHGFRCRGVLTFQGPQGIGKTRWGARLVSNPLLRDEVVKVDHHLDGGNKDSMLGAVGHWIVEVGELESSFRRDVSRLKGFLTSDRDKIRRPYARSESDYPRRTVFYATVNSHDFLLDDTGNSRWWTIEVLELDHQHDIDMQQLFAQLAVDFRAGEPWWLSTEEEARLERQNAQHRSTSVVADRLLAIIDTTPQDGQQSCAVTATELLQAAGFDHPSNAQAKECGTLLRGMYGGPRRLNGRDKWRVYIREADVTLQEPEYSQEQKGRPNFFD; encoded by the coding sequence TTGGCTGCCACCATCGCGAACGTTCAGTTCATGCTCGAACGAAATGGCATCACAGCCCGCTACAATGTGATCAAGAAGAAGCTGGAGATATCGTTCCCCGGCATGCCGCTGACCTCCGATAACTCCGATAATGTTTCGATGACCCACGTTGTCAGCTTAGCCGCGCAGCACGGCATCGCGATCGGCCCAGTTCCGGCTTACGTGGAAGCAATCGCCGACGCTCACGCTTATAACCCCGTTGCGGAATGGATCTCCGGCGTCCCATGGGACGGTGTGGACCGGCTTCCGCAATTTTACGCCACCGTCATCGCCGCCGACGGTTACCCAGAGCAGCTAAAGCAGACGCTGATGCGGCGATGGGCGCTCAGCGCGGTAGCGGCCGCATTGATGCCACACGGATTTCGATGCCGCGGCGTCCTGACGTTTCAGGGACCTCAAGGCATCGGAAAGACCCGCTGGGGAGCCCGCTTAGTTTCTAATCCGCTTCTCCGCGACGAAGTCGTGAAGGTCGATCACCATTTGGATGGTGGAAACAAGGACAGCATGTTGGGCGCCGTGGGGCATTGGATCGTCGAGGTGGGCGAACTTGAGAGCTCGTTTAGGCGCGATGTGTCGCGCTTGAAGGGCTTCTTGACAAGCGATCGTGATAAAATCCGGAGGCCTTACGCCCGATCTGAAAGTGACTACCCACGCCGGACGGTATTTTACGCTACCGTCAACTCACACGACTTTTTGTTAGACGATACTGGCAACAGCCGTTGGTGGACGATCGAGGTCCTCGAACTCGACCACCAACACGATATCGATATGCAACAGCTTTTTGCTCAGCTGGCCGTTGACTTTAGGGCAGGTGAACCGTGGTGGCTTTCGACCGAGGAGGAGGCGAGGTTGGAGCGTCAAAACGCTCAGCACCGCTCCACCAGTGTTGTGGCTGATCGTTTGCTGGCGATTATAGATACGACACCCCAAGATGGGCAACAGTCATGCGCAGTCACTGCAACTGAACTACTCCAAGCTGCAGGATTTGATCACCCATCCAATGCTCAAGCTAAGGAGTGTGGAACGCTTCTTCGAGGCATGTACGGTGGGCCACGGCGGCTTAATGGCCGAGACAAATGGCGCGTTTATATCCGTGAAGCGGACGTTACCTTGCAAGAACCAGAATATAGTCAAGAACAAAAGGGTCGACCAAACTTCTTCGATTAG
- a CDS encoding helix-turn-helix domain-containing protein has product MDVVQLLGANVRHYRKLKGLSQERLALDAGMERSYVSDLERGTRNPSVRALGRLAEALGVEPQMLLGTPENGSSI; this is encoded by the coding sequence ATGGATGTGGTGCAGCTTCTCGGCGCGAACGTGCGCCATTACCGGAAGCTGAAGGGCTTATCGCAGGAGCGATTGGCGCTCGATGCCGGGATGGAGCGCAGCTATGTCAGCGATCTCGAACGCGGGACGCGTAACCCCTCTGTGCGGGCACTGGGCAGACTGGCTGAGGCCTTGGGTGTCGAACCGCAGATGCTGCTAGGCACGCCAGAAAACGGGTCTTCCATATAA
- a CDS encoding DUF4230 domain-containing protein: protein MILTHLGAVGVGFAAADKRPVDTEVENTGFFQVDTTKVLATTVESLREENKLLVFSYKGTASVRTDRTMLWVFGGRQELIVPAAASYFLDLSDLTLADVSYNDAAKVVTVRLPKITLGDIAFQPEAATTINGGILSWDDDQVEALRKLNYRSARRAMVAQAQQPGLLNAAKRQAVRNVSSYFEIPLRMAGRPDVKVVATFR from the coding sequence TTGATCCTGACGCATCTGGGTGCCGTCGGGGTTGGATTCGCCGCCGCGGACAAGCGGCCGGTGGACACCGAGGTCGAGAACACCGGATTCTTCCAGGTCGACACGACAAAGGTGCTGGCGACCACCGTCGAAAGTCTGCGCGAAGAGAACAAGCTGCTGGTGTTCAGCTACAAGGGCACCGCCAGCGTTAGGACGGATCGGACGATGTTATGGGTGTTCGGCGGGCGCCAGGAGCTGATTGTGCCCGCCGCGGCAAGCTACTTTCTGGACCTGTCCGACCTCACTTTGGCTGACGTCAGTTATAATGACGCGGCGAAGGTCGTCACCGTTCGCTTGCCCAAGATCACGCTGGGCGACATCGCCTTCCAGCCCGAGGCGGCCACCACGATCAACGGTGGCATCCTGAGCTGGGATGACGATCAGGTCGAAGCGCTGCGTAAACTGAACTATCGAAGCGCCCGCCGGGCAATGGTGGCGCAAGCCCAGCAACCCGGCCTCCTGAACGCCGCCAAGCGTCAAGCCGTGCGCAACGTCTCGAGCTACTTCGAAATACCACTGCGCATGGCCGGGCGACCCGACGTCAAGGTCGTCGCCACCTTCCGCTAA
- a CDS encoding DEAD/DEAH box helicase family protein codes for MSQFAFLKVEFAEVYGLARKAETLALSDPRGACFHARLALESAVKWMYDNDRSLRSPYDTALSALIHEGTFRAAVGNALVTKARIIKDLGNKAVHETRAVPPQNAITCVRELFHFSYWLVRTYARGGKPDAALAFNPDALPHAVQVEASTLAKLQALAKEREASAKALAEEQAARIRSEEDRSTLDAEVKRLQAEIAAVKAANEKAADTHDYNEAETRDAFIDLLLAEAGWQLDQSRDREYPCKGMPSTSGDGFIDYVLWGDDGKPLAVIEAKRTKRDARVGQQQAKLYADCLEAEFGVRPLIFYTNGYEHWLWDDERYPPRVVYGFLKKDELELWRQRKANRRSLTTTSIDADIVERYYQTRAIRRVGEVFEKDQQRKALLVMATGSGKTRTVIALIDQLMRANWCKRVLFLADRVALVKQAHNNFKAHLPSAPSANLIEKHDPKKNDHNGARVCVATYPTMMGLIDEMQNGQRKYGPGHFDLIVIDEAHRSIYRKYRAIFDYFDSLLIGLTATPRDEIDRDTYSLFELERGVPTDAYDLDEAVADGFLVPPTAVSVPLKFVRQGIRYDELSDEDKEKWDMLEWEEKLPKGDIDANAVNKWLFNEDTVDKVLEHLMTHGLKVAEGDRLGKTIVFAKNHDHAMFIAKRFDANYPHLAGQFARVIDFKIEYPQSLIDDLSIPERDPHIAISVDMLDTGIDVPEVVNLVFFKIVRSKTKFWQMIGRGTRLRPDLFGPGRHKDEFLIFDFCQNFEFFNQNPNVTDGALGISLGQRLFGARVQLAGILQDLPESELSDGLSQLDRDLRTRLFDEVNGMTLDNFLVRAKRKAVEQFQQADAWERLSTEDRDTLIHEVAGLPSALEDNDITAKQFDYIVLSGQLALLQNQASFIICNEKVAAIAARLEELGNVPMVAAQMPLILKVQTDEYWQDIDAWTLEQMRRQLRALIKLIEGDERIIVYTDFEDEIGVGTTIVLPDAGVGTDKARFQMKVRHFLKQHADHITIQKLRRNEQLTPQDLAELERIMIEEAGASDNDLVEASGEAGLGLFVRSLVGLERDAAKDAFAEFMAGKNLNGNQIEFINLIIEHLTERGAMDPRRLYESPFTDLDDQGVSGLFPQADVHNIVKVLSNVRQRAVA; via the coding sequence ATGAGCCAGTTTGCCTTCCTCAAAGTCGAATTTGCCGAGGTCTATGGCCTTGCAAGGAAGGCGGAGACGCTTGCCCTGTCCGATCCACGCGGGGCGTGCTTCCATGCGCGACTAGCGCTGGAGAGCGCAGTCAAGTGGATGTACGATAACGACCGCAGCCTGCGATCTCCCTATGACACGGCTTTGTCCGCGCTGATCCACGAAGGCACGTTCCGCGCGGCAGTCGGCAATGCGCTGGTCACCAAAGCGCGGATCATCAAGGATCTGGGCAACAAGGCGGTCCATGAGACGCGCGCAGTCCCGCCGCAGAACGCCATCACCTGCGTGCGCGAGCTGTTTCATTTCAGCTATTGGCTTGTCCGCACGTATGCGCGCGGCGGGAAACCGGATGCGGCACTGGCCTTCAATCCCGATGCGTTGCCGCACGCGGTGCAGGTTGAAGCCTCGACCTTGGCCAAGTTGCAAGCACTGGCGAAAGAGCGCGAGGCTTCCGCAAAAGCCTTGGCTGAAGAACAGGCCGCGCGGATCAGGAGCGAGGAGGATCGCTCTACGCTCGACGCCGAGGTCAAACGTCTTCAGGCCGAAATCGCCGCCGTCAAAGCCGCCAACGAAAAGGCCGCCGATACACACGATTATAACGAAGCCGAAACCCGCGATGCCTTCATAGATCTGTTGCTCGCCGAAGCTGGCTGGCAACTCGACCAGTCGCGTGATCGCGAATATCCATGCAAGGGGATGCCGAGCACATCTGGCGATGGCTTCATCGACTATGTGCTTTGGGGCGATGACGGCAAGCCGCTCGCTGTCATCGAAGCGAAGCGCACGAAACGCGATGCCCGGGTCGGGCAGCAGCAGGCCAAGCTCTATGCCGATTGTCTGGAAGCGGAATTCGGCGTCCGCCCGCTGATCTTTTACACCAACGGATACGAGCATTGGCTCTGGGATGATGAGCGTTATCCGCCGCGCGTTGTGTATGGATTCCTGAAGAAGGATGAGCTGGAACTGTGGCGCCAGCGCAAGGCCAACCGACGGTCGCTAACCACTACCAGCATCGATGCCGACATTGTCGAACGCTATTACCAGACCCGCGCCATCCGCCGGGTTGGCGAAGTGTTCGAGAAAGATCAGCAGCGCAAGGCCTTGCTCGTTATGGCGACGGGATCGGGCAAAACCCGGACGGTCATCGCCCTGATCGACCAGCTGATGCGCGCCAACTGGTGCAAGCGGGTTCTCTTCCTCGCCGACCGCGTCGCACTCGTGAAGCAGGCGCACAACAATTTCAAAGCGCATTTGCCGAGCGCGCCGAGCGCAAACCTTATCGAAAAACACGATCCTAAAAAGAACGATCACAATGGCGCGCGCGTCTGCGTCGCCACTTACCCCACAATGATGGGGCTGATCGACGAGATGCAGAACGGCCAGCGCAAGTATGGTCCTGGGCATTTTGACCTGATCGTAATCGACGAGGCGCACCGGTCGATTTACCGAAAATACCGTGCGATCTTCGATTATTTTGATAGTCTGCTCATCGGCCTCACCGCCACGCCGCGCGATGAGATCGACCGCGATACATATTCGCTGTTCGAGCTGGAGCGCGGTGTTCCGACCGATGCTTATGACCTGGATGAGGCCGTTGCCGATGGTTTCCTTGTCCCGCCGACCGCAGTGTCAGTTCCACTCAAATTTGTGCGTCAAGGCATCAGGTACGATGAACTGTCTGACGAAGATAAAGAGAAATGGGACATGCTCGAATGGGAGGAGAAGCTTCCCAAGGGCGACATTGACGCGAACGCTGTCAACAAGTGGTTGTTTAACGAGGACACCGTGGACAAGGTGCTGGAGCACCTGATGACCCACGGCCTGAAGGTCGCCGAAGGCGATCGGCTGGGCAAGACCATCGTCTTCGCCAAAAACCATGACCATGCGATGTTCATCGCCAAACGGTTCGACGCGAACTATCCGCACCTGGCTGGCCAGTTTGCCCGCGTGATTGATTTCAAAATTGAGTATCCCCAGTCGCTGATCGACGATTTGTCGATTCCAGAGAGAGACCCCCACATCGCGATCTCGGTCGATATGCTCGACACCGGAATCGACGTGCCCGAGGTGGTCAACCTCGTGTTTTTTAAGATCGTTCGCTCGAAGACCAAGTTCTGGCAGATGATCGGGCGCGGCACTCGATTGCGCCCCGATTTGTTCGGCCCAGGCCGACACAAGGACGAATTCCTGATCTTCGATTTCTGCCAGAATTTTGAGTTCTTCAATCAAAATCCGAACGTCACCGATGGCGCGCTCGGCATATCGCTCGGGCAGCGTCTGTTTGGTGCGCGCGTCCAGCTTGCGGGCATCCTGCAGGACTTGCCTGAGAGCGAATTATCCGACGGCCTCTCTCAGCTGGATCGCGATCTGCGGACACGCCTGTTCGATGAGGTAAACGGCATGACGCTCGACAACTTCCTCGTACGGGCAAAGCGTAAGGCAGTGGAGCAATTCCAGCAGGCCGATGCATGGGAGCGGCTTTCTACCGAAGACCGAGACACACTGATCCACGAAGTAGCGGGATTGCCTTCCGCCCTTGAAGACAATGACATCACCGCCAAGCAGTTCGATTACATCGTCTTATCCGGCCAGCTTGCTTTGCTGCAAAATCAGGCGAGCTTCATCATCTGCAACGAGAAGGTGGCGGCTATCGCTGCGCGGCTCGAAGAGCTGGGCAATGTGCCGATGGTCGCAGCCCAGATGCCACTCATCCTTAAAGTTCAGACAGACGAGTATTGGCAGGACATCGATGCCTGGACGCTGGAGCAGATGCGACGCCAGTTACGTGCGCTGATCAAGCTGATCGAAGGTGACGAGCGCATTATCGTCTATACGGACTTCGAGGACGAAATCGGCGTTGGCACCACCATCGTTCTACCCGATGCCGGTGTCGGCACCGACAAGGCACGCTTTCAGATGAAGGTGCGCCACTTCCTAAAGCAACACGCCGACCACATCACGATCCAAAAGCTCCGCCGTAACGAACAACTCACGCCGCAGGATTTGGCGGAGTTAGAACGGATCATGATCGAGGAAGCGGGGGCATCCGATAACGACCTTGTTGAAGCCAGCGGCGAAGCCGGACTAGGTCTGTTCGTCCGCTCGCTGGTCGGCCTGGAACGCGATGCCGCTAAGGATGCGTTTGCGGAATTCATGGCTGGCAAGAATCTCAACGGCAATCAGATCGAGTTCATCAACCTGATTATCGAGCACCTGACCGAACGCGGCGCAATGGACCCTCGCCGATTGTACGAAAGCCCGTTCACCGACCTCGACGATCAGGGCGTCAGTGGGCTGTTCCCGCAAGCTGATGTGCACAACATTGTAAAGGTTTTGAGTAACGTCAGGCAAAGGGCCGTAGCTTAA
- a CDS encoding restriction endonuclease subunit S, whose amino-acid sequence MIAWPTVALKDCVRVVGGATPKSGVAEFWDGDVPWTTPKDLSDLSGKFLSDTPRKITASGLKGCSAELLPPNSVLFSSRAPIGHVAINTVPMATNQGFKSMVPGPRIDASYLYWWLKSNRAQLELLGNGATFKEVSKAIVERIEIPLPPLVEQKRIAAILDQADDLRRKRQRTIERLNQLGQSIFHEMFGDAVTNPMGWKTALLGDIVRSGDKINYGVVQPGEEVEVGIPLVRVGDLLSGYIDPRKVKQIDPDIEANYKRSRLAGDEILIGCVGSIGTVALAHEGLRGANIARAVARVPVDTNVATREFVAEQIKSPAVQNYFAAETRTVAQPTLNIGLIVSAPIILPPISDQRKFADRNSVVRETLVSLIKHAAKQDALLSSLQHRAFLGEL is encoded by the coding sequence ATGATTGCGTGGCCGACAGTCGCATTGAAGGATTGCGTGCGCGTTGTAGGTGGAGCCACGCCAAAGAGCGGAGTTGCTGAGTTTTGGGATGGTGATGTCCCGTGGACGACCCCCAAAGACTTGTCAGATTTAAGTGGCAAATTTTTGAGCGACACGCCTCGCAAGATCACGGCTTCGGGACTGAAAGGTTGCTCGGCAGAGTTACTCCCGCCGAATTCTGTTTTGTTCAGCTCGCGTGCGCCGATTGGGCATGTTGCGATCAATACCGTCCCGATGGCAACGAACCAAGGCTTCAAAAGCATGGTCCCAGGACCCCGCATTGATGCCTCCTACCTTTACTGGTGGTTGAAGAGCAATCGCGCGCAGCTCGAATTGCTGGGCAACGGCGCGACGTTCAAGGAAGTCTCAAAAGCGATTGTAGAGCGGATTGAAATCCCGCTACCGCCACTCGTCGAGCAAAAGCGGATTGCAGCGATCCTTGATCAGGCGGACGATCTTCGCCGCAAACGCCAGCGCACCATCGAGCGCCTCAACCAGCTTGGCCAATCCATCTTTCATGAGATGTTTGGCGACGCCGTGACTAACCCAATGGGATGGAAGACCGCTCTCCTTGGAGACATTGTTCGCTCGGGCGACAAGATCAATTATGGCGTCGTCCAGCCAGGCGAAGAAGTTGAGGTAGGCATCCCGCTTGTTCGTGTTGGTGATTTGCTCTCAGGCTATATCGACCCGAGAAAGGTTAAGCAGATCGATCCGGATATAGAGGCAAACTACAAACGCTCCCGTCTGGCGGGGGATGAAATTCTAATTGGATGCGTTGGATCGATTGGAACTGTCGCCCTCGCGCATGAAGGATTGCGCGGCGCAAATATCGCAAGAGCCGTCGCCCGCGTTCCTGTCGATACAAATGTTGCCACGAGAGAATTTGTCGCCGAGCAGATCAAATCTCCTGCTGTTCAAAACTATTTTGCCGCTGAAACACGAACGGTCGCGCAGCCGACATTAAATATTGGACTGATCGTTAGCGCGCCCATTATTCTACCACCAATATCAGACCAGAGAAAATTCGCGGACAGAAACTCAGTCGTTAGAGAAACCCTTGTAAGTCTTATCAAGCACGCTGCGAAACAAGACGCTCTATTATCATCCCTGCAACATCGCGCATTCCTTGGAGAGCTGTAA
- a CDS encoding site-specific integrase: protein MPKLKIDSSSVLLARCQDGRKKTDYWDTRIRGLVLEVRASGGKTFYLRYQDQHGRQRQHKICALGDLTVDKVRREAQRLRSEVVLGGDPAAAKADIKAIPTYAELAVQHLANAKSYQRSYETTEMYVRLHILPRWGKHRLSDIHQRDVALWLADKTAEGLAPATVEKIRVIFGRSFELAARWDIPGVSKNPTRGIPRPPINNARERFLNVAEAKRLQAAVANSRNTQLKFIVGLLLLTGARVSELLHAEWRHVDLERRAWLIPTSKTGKPRHVPLSKAAVDLIEQVPRFGTCPYLLPNPRTRKPFTDIKHPWDTARREAVLPGLRIHDLRHSAASFMINAGVDLFAVGRVLGHADHKSTMRYSHLANDTLLAAVEAGAARQEVDWTAP, encoded by the coding sequence ATGCCAAAGCTGAAGATCGATAGCTCAAGCGTCCTGCTCGCCCGATGCCAGGACGGTCGCAAGAAGACCGACTATTGGGATACTCGCATTCGCGGGCTGGTGCTCGAAGTTCGGGCGTCAGGCGGCAAGACGTTTTACCTGCGCTATCAAGATCAGCACGGGCGCCAACGTCAGCATAAGATATGCGCGCTCGGAGACCTGACCGTCGACAAGGTTAGAAGAGAGGCACAGCGACTGCGTTCTGAAGTTGTCCTGGGCGGCGACCCGGCTGCGGCAAAGGCCGACATCAAGGCGATACCGACTTACGCCGAGCTCGCAGTTCAGCATCTGGCCAACGCCAAGTCGTACCAGCGCAGTTATGAAACTACCGAAATGTACGTGCGGCTGCACATCCTTCCGCGCTGGGGGAAGCATCGCCTAAGCGACATCCATCAGCGCGATGTCGCCCTATGGTTGGCGGACAAGACTGCCGAGGGGTTGGCACCAGCCACGGTCGAGAAGATCCGGGTTATCTTCGGCCGGTCGTTCGAACTGGCCGCCCGCTGGGACATTCCGGGCGTGTCGAAGAACCCTACCCGGGGGATCCCTCGCCCGCCCATCAACAATGCTCGCGAACGCTTCCTGAATGTGGCCGAAGCGAAGCGACTCCAGGCTGCGGTCGCCAACTCCCGCAACACGCAGCTCAAGTTTATCGTGGGGCTGCTGCTGCTGACCGGCGCCAGGGTGTCCGAGCTACTGCACGCCGAGTGGCGGCATGTCGACCTTGAACGGCGGGCCTGGCTTATACCGACCTCGAAAACGGGCAAACCGCGACACGTGCCGCTATCAAAGGCGGCGGTCGACTTGATTGAGCAGGTTCCACGGTTTGGGACCTGCCCCTACCTTCTGCCCAATCCCCGAACGCGCAAGCCATTCACTGATATCAAGCACCCTTGGGACACCGCCCGGCGTGAAGCGGTGTTGCCCGGCTTGCGCATCCACGATCTGCGCCATTCCGCGGCATCGTTTATGATAAATGCTGGCGTCGATTTGTTCGCGGTCGGTCGGGTGCTTGGTCACGCCGACCACAAGTCCACCATGCGGTACAGTCATCTCGCCAACGATACCCTGCTTGCCGCCGTCGAGGCGGGAGCGGCACGCCAAGAGGTCGATTGGACCGCACCTTAG
- a CDS encoding DUF4352 domain-containing protein, which produces MKPYTYCAIAFATLLAACGESPTPTSNTAATNEPTPAAAAPIAIGEAGNAEGVELTVTEVETTGQIGPAGAGASAEPSETFVVASYTLKNTADRPLPLMKRPTITLVDGNGQTYAEDLMGTGMSAATMADPSGMAIDLNPNVSTKAKVAWKVDKAAFDKSAWRLVVGSDPQLTYALQ; this is translated from the coding sequence ATGAAACCCTACACGTATTGCGCGATCGCCTTCGCCACACTGTTGGCGGCATGCGGAGAAAGTCCCACCCCCACCTCGAATACGGCCGCAACCAATGAGCCCACCCCAGCCGCCGCAGCCCCTATCGCGATCGGCGAAGCAGGAAACGCCGAAGGCGTCGAGCTTACCGTCACCGAAGTGGAAACGACTGGGCAGATCGGACCGGCCGGCGCTGGCGCCAGCGCCGAGCCCAGCGAAACGTTCGTCGTCGCCAGCTACACACTGAAGAACACTGCCGACCGCCCCCTGCCCCTTATGAAACGACCCACCATCACGTTGGTCGATGGCAACGGGCAGACCTACGCCGAAGACCTCATGGGCACCGGCATGAGCGCCGCGACAATGGCCGATCCAAGCGGGATGGCGATCGACCTGAACCCCAACGTGTCCACCAAGGCAAAGGTGGCTTGGAAAGTCGACAAAGCCGCATTCGACAAAAGCGCTTGGCGGCTGGTCGTCGGAAGCGATCCGCAGCTAACGTACGCGCTTCAGTGA